CGGCGAGGACGGCCCGCTCGTCGCCAACCGGTACGTCGAGGCCGGTGAGTACGAGTCGCTCACCGTCCAGTATCGGCGGGAACTCACGACCGATTCGGTGACCGTGACCGCCTACGTCGATGCCGACGGGGACCGCATCCTCGAACGTAGCGGGCCCGACCGCCCCTTCCGCCGAGACGGCGACCCCGTCTCGACGGTCGTCGACCTCGACGCGTCGACGCCGGCTCCGGCGACCGACACGGTGACGACCGCACCGCCCACGTCGGCCGAGACGCCGACGACCGCGTCCTCGTCACCGGCCGCGAGCGGGACGGGGCCACAGACGCGCGTTCGGATCACCGACGCCAGCGGCGACGGATTCGCTCCCGCCGCCGCGCTCGCGGCGCTCGCACTCGTCACCGCGGCGCTCGCCCGGCGTGAGTAGCCAGGACGGCCGGAACTAGTCGGCGGTCTGCCCCGCGAACTTCTCGCGGACCTTCTGGACCTTCGGCCGGACGTTGGCCGCGCAGTAGGGCTTGTTCGGGTTCTTCTCGAAGTAGTCCTGGTGATACTCCTCGGCTTCCCAGAACCGCTCCAGCGGTTCGATCTCGGTCACGATGGGGTCGTCGTAGACCCCCTCGGCGTCGAGTTCCTCGACGAACCGCTCGACGGTCTCGCGCTGGCCCTCGTCGTGGTAGTAGACGGCCGAACGGTACTGGCTCCCCACGTCCGGTCCCTCGCGGTCCTTCGTCGTCGGGTTGTGGACGCTGAAGAAGACTTCGAGTAGGTCCTCGTAGGCCAGTTCCTCGGGGTCGTAGGTCACCTGCACCGCCTCGGCGTGGCCGGTCTCGCCCCGACAGACCGCCTCGTAGGTGGGGTCGTCGACGTGCCCGCCCGCGTAGCCGGAGACGGCCGACTCGACGCCGTCGAGTTGCTTGAACGCCGCCTCGATACACCAGAAACACCCGCCCGCCAGCGTCGCTCGTTCGGTATCGGTCATCACCCGCGGTAGGGGTCCCAGCGCCGTAAGTTCCTCGCTGGGTCGAGTTCGCCGTCGACCCGGGGTGTCGCTACCGCCGCTCCCGGTCGACCGCCGGGTCCGCGTGATCGCCCTCGTTCTCGATGATCTCCGCTTTCCGCTCGATATCCTGCAGCGCCCGCTCCTGCTCGCCGCGGGCAATCCCGCCGGACTCGGCGTGCCGGCCGCTGTACTGGCGGCCGGGAATGAAATCCCAGACCGACCCGTCACCCTCGTCGGACGGTTCCGTTTCGGTCGCCTCGCCGTCCGACACCCGTCCGTCGCCGGCCGTTTCTTCGTCCCGGCTCAGACCCAGGAGCGCACGGATGCGTCCGAACATACCAGTTACTTCGTCGACAGGAGTGAAAAACCCTCGCCCGGAACGGAGGGTTTATGTTTTTAGGCCAGCCTAAACAGATTCGATCGACGATGGCCAACGGAACTGAATCCGAGGACGACCGCACGCGCATCCGCACGGGTCGCGACTTCGAGCGGGAGTACCGACTCGACGCCGACGAGGCCGGGCGGTTCCTGATCGCTCTCGGCGAACAGTTGCGGGACGGCGACGAACTGACGATCAGCACCGACGAGTGGGAACTCCCCTTCGCGTTCGGCGAACCCGTCGGACTGGAGGTCGACTTCGAGGGGGTCGACGATCCCGAACTGGAGATCGAACTGGAACTGCCGGGTCGCACCGACGAGCGCGCGCCCGACGTGGCGTGAGCGATTCCGGCGGTAGTCGCTCAGTCGCCGGCACCGCCACCGACCAGTCCCGACGCGGCGACGACGGTGATCGCCACCAGTGCGAATCCGAGTACCGAGAGGTTCGGGATCGTCAGCCCGAGGACGGGCAGTCGCCACTGGATCGCGGCACAGGCACCGCCGAACGCACAGCTACTCGACGTGACCTGCAACACGGAGTGATAGCTCGCCAGCGCGAGGCCGCCCAGGGAGAGGGGGAGCGCGGTCTTCCAGACCGCCGGCCGTAACTCGACCGTGGCGACGCCCAGCACGACCACCAGCGGGTACATCAGGATCCGCTGGTACCAGCACAGGTCACAGGGGACGAGCCCGAGCCCGAGGCTGAAAAAGAGGCTCCCGGCGGTCGCGACCGCGGCGACCAGCGTCCCGGCGATGAGCCACGTCGCCGGGCCGGGACGGTCAGGCATTCGAGATCGCGTCCTCGATGCGGTTTCGCGTCTGCTGCTGGTTCGACGGTGAGACGAGACTGTTGCCGATCCGGAGCGTCGGCGTCCCGCTGACGCCCACCTGCGTCGCCCGCCGGTCCGTCGCCTGCAATTCGTCCGCGTACTCGTCGTTCTCGACGGCCGTCCGCACCGCGCCCGGATCGGAGACCCCGGCGGCCTCTGCGAACGCTTCGAGTTTCCGCGGGGTGGCCCAGCGTTTCGCCTCCGGCGGCTGGTTCCGGAAGACGACCTCGTGGAAGCGCCAGTACGCGCCCGGGTCGGTGTTCCAGACGGCCAGCCCGGCGTGGCCCGCATTCGGCGCGTCCGGGCCGAGGAACGGCTCGCCGTCGAAGGTGGCGATGTGCCGGAACTCGATCCGGAGGTCGCCGGGCGCGACGTAGTCGGAGACCAGCGTCGGGAAGAACCCCTCGTCGAACTGCGCACAGGCCGGACACTTCCAGCTCCCGAAGTAGGTGACGGTCGCGGCCGCGTCGGCGCTCCCCATCACGGCGTAGTCGTACTCACCGGGCGAGACGGGGATCGGTGCGGTGCCGACCGGGCCGGCCTCCTCCGTCTGGATCTCCTCGGTCCCACCCAGCGCGTTGCGCAGCGCGACCCCGCCGGCCGCGACCCCGCCGATCGCGAGGACGCCGCCGCCGACCAGAAACGCCCGCCGTGGGAGTCCGCGGACGGCCGCCCCGACCCCGCCGTTGGAGAGTCGGTCGCCGAACGTGATCGAGTCGACCTCGTTCTCGGCCTGGCTGCGATCCCGGCGCGACAGGTCGTCTGGATGGGCGACCAGCCAGTGGCGATACAGCGCCGCTTTCTCGTCCCCGTCGACCCGATCCCCACAGTAGTGGCAGACACCGTGTGCCTCCCAGGCGTGGTCCCGCACTGCCCCGGCGGAATCGAACCCCCCGTCACAGACCGGACAGTCGTTCCCGGACATCTATTCTGAGTAATAGTTCCGCGCTACTCTGTAACAAGACTATCGGTCCCGTCCGCAACCGTCCCGGTGTCCGTCGACTCGACCCCGGCGCTCAGCCGTTCAGTCCCCGCTCGTCGATCGCTTCGAGGAAGGTCAGAATCGGGCTCTCTCGGGTCTCGACGTACTCGTAATCGAGGCTTTCGAGCCCGTCCAGTATCTCGGCGCGTACGTGGGCGCGGATCCGCTCGGGATCGGTCGTGTCGACGCCGACGCCGTCGACCAGGGCGGTGTCGTGGGTCAAAAAGCCGAACCGCTCGACGTCGATGTCCGGCAGGCTCTCCGCTAGCCGGAGCGCGTTCTCCACGTCCTGTTCGGTGTACTCGCCGGTCGACCGGTAGGCGTAGCCCTCGGTCTCGGGGTTGTCTACCGCCAGCGCGACAACGGCGTCCCCGTCCCGCGCCCGTACATCGAGATAGGGCTGGTCCAGGCTCGTTCCGCCGCTCTCGACGGTCACGGTGTAGGGCTCGCTCTCGGCCAGGTCGGTGATGGCGTCGCGGTGGAAGGCGGCCAGTCGCTCCCGCGCCGTCCGCTGGTCGGCCGCCAGTTCGCGGTAGGCGTCCTCCCACTCCGGGAAGAGTCTGACCGGCCCCGTCGTCTCCCGCCTGACCGCGCGTTTCTCCGGCCTGCTGAGGGGGTACTCCCGCTCGGCGGCGTCGTGGAGCGTGTCGGCGTTGGCCCGCCGGAACGCGGCCGTCAACTCGGTCCGAAGCTCCGTCCGCTGGTCGTTGAGCTCTCGCTCGACGGTCCGCAACTCCCGTTCGAGTTCGAACACCTCCTCGAAGTCCAGGTCGGAGTTCATGGGTCGTGACCGGACGGCTCCGGATCTACCCTCCCTACCGGTCGCCGCGACTTGTGCGTTCGGGCGAGTTCGCGCGGTGTGGCGAAGTTACTTTGTCGGGGACGGGCCAAATCCGTGGCATGGCCAGCGAGGATATCGATGACGTGGACAGGGCGATCCTCCACGCGCTCCAGGAGGACGCACGGAACAGGTCCTCGGGCGAAATCGCGGAGCGAACCGGGACCTCGGACAGCACGGTTCGCAAGCGGATCCAGCGCCTGGAGTCCGAGGGCGTCATCAAGGGCTACAGCGCCGACGTCGACTACGGCAAGTCCGGCTACCCACTCCGGGTGCTCCTCTTCTGTACCGCCTCGATCCCCGAACGCGGCGACCACATCCCCGAGATCCTCGATATCGACGGCGTCGTCTCGGTCCAGGAACTGGTCACCGGCGAGCAGAACCTGCTCGTGACCGCCGTCTGTGAGGACGACGACGACATCACGCCGATCGCACAGGAACTGCTGGACATGGGGCTGACCGTCGCCGACGAAGTCCTCGTCCGGAGCCACGAGACAACACCGTTCGGTGGCTTCGACCCGGACGAGGAGTCGTAAGCCGATCCGTCGCGGTACCTCGCGCGCCGACGTCGATAACGATCCGGTCGCTGTGGCAGGATTTCTCGAACGGTCCGGTATCTCACCTCCGAGCCGGTCGCCTGTCGATCGCCCCACGACGCCACCGACGGAACCTGTCGTGTTCGGGGTCAGGGCGGGTCGAACGGATCGGAGCGGCTTCCCGGCACCACTCCGTCAGATTCAGAAACATAATGTTCTATAATCCCCTTCTCTGGAACGTTTTGGTAATATAGGTAGACTTAAGGCACAATCTGTTCGTAGAACTGGGTAGATACGACCGGAACCTGGTATCGGGCACGGTCGCGGTGTGTCCGGTGGCGGGGGCTGGTCGAACACGAACCAAACGATGACCGGACAGACCGAGACGGAAACCGTGGGACAGCTCCCGAACACGTCGACTTCGACGCCGCTCGCGCCGGCGGTGTTCACGCGACTGGTGTGGGCACTGCTGGTCGCGAGCGTCGGTGCGCTCGCCGCGCGACAGCTGACTGGTGGGAACTGGGAAGTCCCCGGACTGGTCGCCGTCGACGGGTTGACCGTCCTGCTGTGGGTCGTCGTGACCTTCTTCAGCGGCATCGTCCACAGCTACTCACGGCGCTACATGGCCGGCAGCGAACACCTCACGCGCTTTTTCACGCGGCTGTTCGCGTTCACGCTCTCCGTGATGGTGCTCGCCGCCGCCGATCACGTCGCCCTGTTCGGGGCCGCGTGGCTGGCGATGGGGCTGGTGATGGCCGACCTGATCGGCACGGTGAAGGGCTGGCCGCAGGCACAGGCCGCCGCCGGGCTCGCACGCCGGTACTTCCTCGCCAGCAGCGCGTTGCTGGGCGGTGCTCTCGCGACCCTCGCCTGGACGACGAGTGCGACGAGTATCTCGGGGATTCTGGCGGCCGTCGACACGGTCCCGCACTCGATCCTGCTCGTGGCGGCCGGCCTGCTCCTGCTGGCGGCGATGGTCCAGTCGGCGCTGGTCCCCTTCCACACCTGGTTGCTCTCCTCGATGACCGCGCCGACGCCGGCCTCGGCGCTGATGCACGCCGGCTTCGTCAACGCGGGCGGCATCCTCCTGCTTCGCTTCGCCCCCGTGGTCACCGTCGACCCGGCGTTCATGCTCCTGATCACGGTCGTCGGCGCGACCAGCGCACTGCTCGGAAAGCTGCTGAAGACCGTCCAGTCGGACGTGAAGCGCAAACTCGGCTGTTCGACGACCGGGCAGATGGGCTTCATGATCGCACAGGCCGGCCTCGGCTTCTTCGGGGCCGCCATCACCCACCTGATCCTCCACGGGTTCTACAAGGCCTACCTGTTCCTCTCCGCGGGGAGTCAGGTCGAAGCCACCAGCCCGACGAAATCGACGACCGGGTCGACGACCCTCGTCGGCGGTGCCGTGGCCGTCTGCTCGGCGATCGCCGGCGGTGTCCTGTTCGCGCTGCTCACCGGGAAGGGGACCCACCTCGACAGCGGTCTCCTGCTGACCGGGCTGATCTCGCTGACGACGCTGCACGCCACCTGGACCGCGGTCCAGCAGACGGATCTCCCGGCGACCCTCCGGTACGGCGTCGTCCCGCTGTTCTTCCTGCCCGCCATCGCGGTCTACGCGGGCGTCTACACCGCTGTCACCGCCGTGCTGGCCGGCGTCCCGCTCGTGACCGCACCGGCCGACCTGACGGTCGTCCACGTCGTCGTATCGGCGGCATTCCTGGCCGCCTACGTCGGCATCGAGACGGGCGTCTACCGCCGGAGCCGTCGCCTGTACGTGGCGCTGATCAACGCCGCACAGCCCGCGACCGACACCCTGCTGACCGCCACGGAGGAGTACAATGAATACTGAATCCGCGATCGAAGCGAGCGTCGAACAGGCCGCAGACAGCGTCGGGTCCGTCTGGCCGCTCCACTCGTTCGTGACGGCCAACCCCCTCGCCGGATTCGAGGACCGCCCGTTCCACGAGGCCGTCGAGCGGGCCGAGGACCTGCTCGGCGGCGATGGCTACCCGAGCACCCACGTGTTCCGTCGGGCGTGGGAGGCCGGCCGGATCGACCCCGACGTTCTCACAGAGAAACTCGACGCCCACGGCTACGACGCCGATCCCGAAGCGCTGCTCGATCGGATGGAAGAAGACGCCGATCCGGACCCGGATGTCGACACGGCCGAGACGCCCGCGGATCGCGTCGACGCCGTCCTGACGAAGTGGCTCGCGGCCTTCATGGATCAGGGGACGGCCACCTGGTCGATGCCCGACCGCGAGCAGGGCTTCTACGCCGCGGTCCGTGCCGTGGCCCGCCACGACGGAGATATTCCGGACGGGTCCGCTGACGATACGTGGCCAACCGAGCCCGGCGAGGCCATCGAACGCGTCCTCGACGAGCATCCGAGGGACGAGTGGCCGACCATCTTCGAGCATCACCTGACCGCGCTCCCGGGCTGGGCCGGGTACATCAAGCAACGCGCCGCCGAGGGTGGCGAGTGGCAGTCGACGTACCCGATCACGCTGATCGAGTACCTCGCAGTGCGGCTCACGCTCGCCGACCTGTTCGACGCGCCGATAAGGCCATCCGAGCCGGCGACCGACGACAAGCCCAGCGATTCCGTCCCGCTCGAAGAGGTCTGGCTCTCGGCGTGGGAGGCCAGTTACCGCTCGGAACTGGTCGAAGCCGTCTCCGACGCCAGCCCGTCGGTCGACGAGCCAGAGGCCGACGGCCGGCCCGCCGCCCAGTTCGTGTTCTGCATCGACACGCGCTCGGAGATCATCCGCCGCCACGTCGAGGCCACGGGCGACTACGAGACCCACGGCTACGCCGGCTTCTTCGGCATCCCGATGCGGTACGAGGGATACGACACCGACGTGTCGGTCGACGCGTGCCCGCCAATCGTCGACGCCGAGCACCGCATCACGGACCGTCCGACCGGCGACGCCGAGGGCGACCAGCAGGCCTACGATCGCTGGTCGAACGTTCGCGACGCGGGCGGCAAACTGGTGAAGTCGCTCAGATCCAACGCCGCGACGGCGTTCAGCTACGTCGAGAGCGCGGGAGCC
This Halorientalis sp. IM1011 DNA region includes the following protein-coding sequences:
- the msrA gene encoding peptide-methionine (S)-S-oxide reductase MsrA, whose amino-acid sequence is MTDTERATLAGGCFWCIEAAFKQLDGVESAVSGYAGGHVDDPTYEAVCRGETGHAEAVQVTYDPEELAYEDLLEVFFSVHNPTTKDREGPDVGSQYRSAVYYHDEGQRETVERFVEELDAEGVYDDPIVTEIEPLERFWEAEEYHQDYFEKNPNKPYCAANVRPKVQKVREKFAGQTAD
- a CDS encoding amphi-Trp domain-containing protein yields the protein MANGTESEDDRTRIRTGRDFEREYRLDADEAGRFLIALGEQLRDGDELTISTDEWELPFAFGEPVGLEVDFEGVDDPELEIELELPGRTDERAPDVA
- a CDS encoding disulfide bond formation protein B, which gives rise to MPDRPGPATWLIAGTLVAAVATAGSLFFSLGLGLVPCDLCWYQRILMYPLVVVLGVATVELRPAVWKTALPLSLGGLALASYHSVLQVTSSSCAFGGACAAIQWRLPVLGLTIPNLSVLGFALVAITVVAASGLVGGGAGD
- a CDS encoding DsbA family protein; the protein is MSGNDCPVCDGGFDSAGAVRDHAWEAHGVCHYCGDRVDGDEKAALYRHWLVAHPDDLSRRDRSQAENEVDSITFGDRLSNGGVGAAVRGLPRRAFLVGGGVLAIGGVAAGGVALRNALGGTEEIQTEEAGPVGTAPIPVSPGEYDYAVMGSADAAATVTYFGSWKCPACAQFDEGFFPTLVSDYVAPGDLRIEFRHIATFDGEPFLGPDAPNAGHAGLAVWNTDPGAYWRFHEVVFRNQPPEAKRWATPRKLEAFAEAAGVSDPGAVRTAVENDEYADELQATDRRATQVGVSGTPTLRIGNSLVSPSNQQQTRNRIEDAISNA
- a CDS encoding Lrp/AsnC family transcriptional regulator, which translates into the protein MASEDIDDVDRAILHALQEDARNRSSGEIAERTGTSDSTVRKRIQRLESEGVIKGYSADVDYGKSGYPLRVLLFCTASIPERGDHIPEILDIDGVVSVQELVTGEQNLLVTAVCEDDDDITPIAQELLDMGLTVADEVLVRSHETTPFGGFDPDEES
- a CDS encoding proton-conducting transporter membrane subunit, with the translated sequence MTGQTETETVGQLPNTSTSTPLAPAVFTRLVWALLVASVGALAARQLTGGNWEVPGLVAVDGLTVLLWVVVTFFSGIVHSYSRRYMAGSEHLTRFFTRLFAFTLSVMVLAAADHVALFGAAWLAMGLVMADLIGTVKGWPQAQAAAGLARRYFLASSALLGGALATLAWTTSATSISGILAAVDTVPHSILLVAAGLLLLAAMVQSALVPFHTWLLSSMTAPTPASALMHAGFVNAGGILLLRFAPVVTVDPAFMLLITVVGATSALLGKLLKTVQSDVKRKLGCSTTGQMGFMIAQAGLGFFGAAITHLILHGFYKAYLFLSAGSQVEATSPTKSTTGSTTLVGGAVAVCSAIAGGVLFALLTGKGTHLDSGLLLTGLISLTTLHATWTAVQQTDLPATLRYGVVPLFFLPAIAVYAGVYTAVTAVLAGVPLVTAPADLTVVHVVVSAAFLAAYVGIETGVYRRSRRLYVALINAAQPATDTLLTATEEYNEY